The following are encoded in a window of Kitasatospora sp. NBC_01250 genomic DNA:
- a CDS encoding class I SAM-dependent methyltransferase, with protein sequence MRHAEFRDSRLVAVYDAECPWSREDDFFLSVVRETPAARVLDLGCGTGRLALGMAAAGHMVTGVDPASASLDAARAKPGSEQVTWIEGTSSALPAAAFEVAVMTSHVAQFFVADDHWAGALADLRHSLVPGGRLVFDARDPRARRWERWNPVDSRRRIVLPDGRPVTAWTEVTAVQGGAVSFTHHYEFSDGEELVSTATLRFRTEAALRSSLRDAGYAVEHVYGGWNREAVGAGDGEFLVVART encoded by the coding sequence GTGCGACACGCCGAGTTCCGCGACTCCCGCCTCGTGGCGGTCTACGACGCCGAGTGCCCGTGGTCGCGAGAAGACGACTTCTTTCTCTCCGTCGTCCGGGAGACCCCGGCCGCCCGGGTGCTCGACCTTGGCTGTGGCACGGGCCGACTCGCCCTCGGCATGGCGGCGGCCGGCCACATGGTGACCGGGGTCGATCCGGCATCGGCCTCACTGGACGCGGCTCGCGCCAAGCCCGGCTCCGAGCAGGTGACCTGGATCGAGGGCACCTCGTCGGCCCTTCCTGCGGCAGCGTTCGAGGTGGCGGTCATGACCAGCCACGTCGCCCAGTTCTTCGTGGCGGACGACCACTGGGCAGGCGCCCTTGCCGACCTCAGGCACTCTCTGGTGCCGGGTGGTCGGCTGGTGTTCGATGCGCGCGATCCGCGGGCCCGCCGGTGGGAGCGGTGGAATCCGGTCGACTCGCGACGCCGGATCGTGCTGCCGGACGGCCGTCCCGTCACGGCGTGGACCGAGGTGACCGCCGTCCAGGGCGGCGCGGTCAGCTTCACCCACCACTACGAGTTCTCCGACGGCGAGGAACTGGTCAGCACCGCGACCCTCCGGTTTCGGACCGAGGCAGCCCTCCGCTCCTCCCTCCGGGACGCGGGCTACGCGGTCGAGCACGTCTACGGGGGCTGGAACCGCGAAGCCGTCGGTGCGGGAGATGGGGAGTTCCTCGTGGTCGCGCGCACGTGA
- a CDS encoding aminopeptidase C — MDRSLTPAQLHAFEEEFAGRPANRLMQNAVTQTPVDDVALDRRILTAIDHSVSHHLDDWKATNQKQSGRCWMFAGLNLLRVGAAQKLGVKDFEFSQNHLLWWDKFERANHFLEAVIETTDRDVDDRTVAHLLEEPISDGGQWNMFVALVAKHGLVPKSAMPESISSSSTRAMNRALRTLLRQGARDLRGQAGEGVEAQRKTKREILAAVHRVISIHLGTPPQRFLWQWEDKDKEFHRDGWLTPAEFAASYVQLPLEEYVCLVHDPRESSPVGRTFTVEYLGNVVDAPPVVYLNVRMELLKRLAMESIVGGEPVWFGCDVTKMMRADAGVWDAALFDYAAVYDTAFTMDKAARLLHHETSMTHAMLLTGVDVLDGSPRRWRVENSWGEEKADKGFWTMNDSWFGEHVFEIAVRRSALPPELVAALDQPPIVLPAWDPMGALAD, encoded by the coding sequence ATGGACCGCAGTTTGACGCCCGCTCAGCTCCACGCGTTCGAGGAGGAGTTCGCCGGCCGCCCGGCGAACCGGCTGATGCAGAACGCCGTCACGCAGACACCGGTGGACGACGTGGCGCTGGACCGGCGGATCCTCACCGCCATCGACCACTCGGTCTCCCACCACCTGGACGACTGGAAGGCCACCAACCAGAAGCAGAGCGGGCGCTGCTGGATGTTCGCCGGGCTCAACCTGCTGCGCGTCGGGGCCGCGCAGAAGCTGGGCGTGAAGGACTTCGAGTTCTCCCAGAACCACCTGCTCTGGTGGGACAAGTTCGAGCGGGCGAACCACTTCCTCGAGGCGGTCATCGAGACCACGGACCGCGACGTGGACGACCGCACCGTGGCGCACCTGCTGGAGGAGCCGATCAGCGACGGGGGCCAGTGGAACATGTTCGTGGCGCTGGTCGCCAAGCACGGCCTGGTGCCCAAGTCGGCGATGCCGGAGAGCATCAGCTCCTCCTCGACCCGGGCGATGAACCGCGCGCTGCGCACCCTGCTCCGCCAGGGCGCCCGTGACCTGCGCGGGCAGGCCGGCGAAGGGGTCGAGGCGCAGCGCAAGACCAAGCGGGAGATCCTGGCCGCCGTCCACCGGGTGATCAGCATCCACCTCGGCACGCCGCCGCAGCGCTTCCTGTGGCAGTGGGAGGACAAGGACAAGGAGTTCCACCGCGACGGCTGGCTCACCCCGGCGGAGTTCGCCGCCTCGTACGTGCAGCTCCCGCTGGAGGAGTACGTCTGCCTGGTGCACGACCCGCGCGAGTCGAGCCCGGTGGGCCGCACCTTCACCGTCGAGTACCTGGGCAACGTCGTCGACGCCCCGCCGGTGGTCTACCTCAACGTGCGGATGGAGCTGCTGAAGCGGCTGGCCATGGAGTCGATCGTCGGCGGCGAACCGGTCTGGTTCGGCTGCGACGTGACGAAGATGATGCGCGCGGACGCCGGCGTCTGGGACGCCGCCCTCTTCGACTACGCGGCCGTCTACGACACCGCCTTCACCATGGACAAGGCCGCCCGGCTGCTCCACCACGAGACGAGCATGACCCACGCGATGCTGCTCACCGGCGTCGACGTGCTGGACGGCAGCCCGCGCCGCTGGCGGGTGGAGAACAGCTGGGGCGAGGAGAAGGCCGACAAGGGCTTCTGGACCATGAACGATTCGTGGTTCGGCGAGCACGTCTTCGAGATCGCCGTGCGCCGCTCCGCGCTGCCCCCGGAGCTGGTCGCCGCCCTCGACCAGCCGCCGATCGTGCTGCCCGCGTGGGACCCGATGGGCGCCCTCGCCGACTGA
- a CDS encoding glycosyltransferase 87 family protein gives MDERIDTSRPAPAGSAPWTVAAACIAVVLLAAFAVVRHLHGSTMIDMLVYRAEGAAVVHGEDLYAMREWDLPATYPPFAAMLFVPSFWFDVSTLRVLVVLLNIGLLALAVHLSLRLIGWPRARHRPAAVLLATGLGVWLEPVYTTFQYGQVNLAILCLVLWDLTRPDRNRFKGVGIGLATAIKITPGLFAVYLLLTGRIRAALVSAGTFLAAGLIGWLVLPDASFGFWTRYLWDPSRVGVTVLMDNQSLRGAVCRLLDVNDPGLIGLATCALVGALGLTVAVLAGRSTRFLRRADAWGAVCTAFTALLVSPISWTHHWVWCIPLIALLAVEARTTARRLLLGTTLVVFFCHAMWTAPHRWGRGVAWYWQLPGSIYPPLGIAVLAVVGLRLYRAQRPGDNGAGGDRGLLARTDHDAALTHQR, from the coding sequence GTGGACGAACGTATCGACACCTCCAGGCCCGCACCCGCCGGATCGGCACCGTGGACCGTGGCAGCGGCCTGCATCGCGGTGGTGTTGCTCGCGGCGTTCGCCGTCGTGCGTCACCTCCACGGCTCGACCATGATCGACATGCTCGTCTACCGGGCCGAGGGCGCCGCAGTCGTGCACGGTGAGGACCTGTACGCCATGCGCGAGTGGGACCTGCCGGCCACCTACCCGCCCTTCGCCGCGATGCTCTTCGTGCCGAGCTTCTGGTTCGACGTGAGCACGCTGCGGGTTCTGGTGGTGCTCCTCAACATCGGCCTGCTCGCCCTGGCCGTCCACCTCTCCCTCCGCCTGATCGGGTGGCCCCGGGCGCGTCACCGTCCGGCCGCCGTCCTGCTCGCGACGGGCCTCGGTGTCTGGCTGGAACCGGTGTACACCACCTTCCAGTACGGCCAGGTCAACCTCGCCATCCTCTGCCTGGTCCTGTGGGACCTGACCCGGCCGGACCGGAACCGGTTCAAGGGTGTGGGCATCGGTCTGGCCACCGCTATCAAGATCACCCCGGGCCTGTTCGCCGTCTACCTCCTCCTCACCGGCCGCATCCGAGCCGCGCTGGTCTCCGCAGGAACGTTCCTGGCGGCCGGTCTGATCGGCTGGCTCGTGCTGCCCGACGCCTCCTTCGGCTTCTGGACCAGGTACCTGTGGGACCCGAGCCGGGTGGGCGTCACGGTCCTGATGGACAACCAGTCCCTCCGGGGCGCCGTCTGCCGCCTCCTCGACGTCAACGACCCGGGCCTGATCGGGCTCGCCACCTGCGCGCTCGTCGGGGCACTCGGCCTCACGGTGGCCGTCCTGGCCGGCCGCTCCACCCGGTTCCTGCGCCGGGCCGACGCATGGGGCGCCGTCTGTACCGCGTTCACCGCGCTGCTGGTCTCGCCGATCAGCTGGACCCACCACTGGGTCTGGTGCATCCCTCTCATCGCGCTGCTGGCCGTGGAGGCCAGGACCACGGCGCGCCGGTTGCTGCTCGGCACCACGCTGGTGGTGTTCTTCTGCCACGCCATGTGGACAGCCCCCCACCGCTGGGGGCGCGGCGTCGCCTGGTACTGGCAGCTGCCCGGCTCGATCTACCCGCCCCTGGGCATCGCCGTCCTCGCCGTCGTGGGGCTGCGCCTGTACCGCGCACAGCGCCCGGGCGACAACGGCGCAGGGGGAGACCGCGGCCTCCTGGCCAGGACCGATCACGATGCCGCCCTGACACACCAGCGCTGA
- a CDS encoding LysR family transcriptional regulator, with protein MSLRQFEYALAVAEEGSVTAAAELLRVAQPSVSQQIRGLERELGVELFDRTPSGLVPTAVGRAFLREAEVAVSAARRARATARAGADEVAGELVVAVQLGFGTRQLPGALGALRRRFPRLEVTVFEEPSSAELDRLCRRGLLDLALMAACDESPEDAHHLGDEEFVVVLGEGHRRLAADRVELRALAGEPWVRFDRGSALDGVLLNVLRENVLQENEPAPATAARASQTATAVRWAAHGLGVTLVPASAVPHDHEHLARPVSPAVSQPVIAVLRQGAGPAETALLELLRQESWNGRP; from the coding sequence ATGAGTCTGCGTCAGTTCGAGTACGCCCTGGCCGTTGCCGAGGAGGGCTCGGTGACGGCGGCGGCGGAGCTGCTGCGGGTGGCTCAACCGTCGGTGTCCCAGCAGATCCGCGGCCTGGAGCGGGAGCTCGGTGTGGAGCTGTTCGACCGCACGCCGAGCGGGCTGGTGCCCACCGCGGTCGGCCGCGCGTTCCTGCGGGAGGCGGAGGTCGCGGTGAGCGCGGCACGGCGGGCGAGGGCAACGGCGCGGGCCGGTGCGGACGAGGTGGCGGGCGAGCTGGTGGTCGCGGTGCAACTGGGCTTCGGCACGCGGCAGCTGCCGGGCGCGCTCGGTGCGCTGCGGCGCCGCTTCCCGCGGCTGGAGGTCACCGTCTTCGAGGAGCCCAGCTCCGCCGAGCTGGACCGGCTCTGCCGCCGCGGCCTGCTGGACCTCGCCCTGATGGCGGCGTGCGACGAGAGCCCCGAGGACGCCCACCACCTGGGCGACGAGGAGTTCGTCGTGGTGCTGGGCGAGGGGCACCGGCGGCTCGCCGCGGACCGGGTCGAGCTGCGCGCGTTGGCGGGCGAGCCATGGGTGCGGTTCGACCGCGGCAGCGCGCTCGACGGCGTACTGCTGAACGTGCTGCGGGAGAACGTGCTGCAGGAGAACGAGCCGGCCCCGGCCACGGCCGCCCGCGCCTCCCAGACGGCGACGGCCGTGCGCTGGGCCGCCCACGGGCTGGGCGTGACGCTCGTCCCGGCCTCCGCGGTGCCCCACGATCACGAGCACCTGGCGCGCCCGGTCTCCCCGGCCGTGTCCCAGCCCGTCATCGCCGTGCTCCGGCAGGGCGCGGGCCCGGCGGAGACGGCCCTGCTCGAACTCCTGCGGCAGGAGAGCTGGAACGGGCGCCCCTGA
- a CDS encoding response regulator transcription factor, whose amino-acid sequence MARVITVAVVDDDRMLLDGMRCWLRQAPGLQVTAVAATVSGLLDQAPARPAPPAPPAPPADVVLLDLVLRDGSLPAQNIRRLRAAGSRVLVISTVPDRHRILAALTAGADGYLTKDNDLPALVAAIEQIAAGGSAHSPELAFACAHDDRPDRPRLAPRELQVLLDYASGLTLKSAARRAGITPNTAKDYLDRVKAKYQQAGRPTYTKTDLAHRVREDGLDALHR is encoded by the coding sequence GTGGCCCGCGTGATCACGGTCGCGGTGGTGGACGACGACCGGATGCTGCTGGACGGCATGCGCTGCTGGCTGCGCCAGGCGCCGGGCCTGCAAGTGACCGCGGTCGCCGCCACGGTCTCCGGGCTGCTGGACCAGGCCCCGGCGCGACCGGCGCCGCCGGCGCCGCCGGCGCCTCCCGCCGACGTGGTGCTGCTCGACCTCGTGCTGCGGGACGGCTCGCTGCCGGCTCAGAACATCCGCCGGCTGCGCGCGGCGGGCAGCCGGGTCCTGGTGATCAGCACGGTGCCGGACCGCCACCGGATCCTGGCCGCCCTCACCGCCGGCGCCGACGGCTACCTGACCAAGGACAACGACCTGCCCGCCCTGGTCGCCGCGATCGAGCAGATCGCCGCCGGCGGCAGCGCCCACTCCCCCGAGCTCGCCTTCGCCTGCGCCCACGACGACCGCCCCGACCGCCCCCGGCTCGCCCCGCGCGAACTCCAGGTGCTGCTCGACTACGCCTCCGGACTCACCCTCAAGTCCGCCGCCCGCCGGGCCGGCATCACCCCCAACACCGCCAAGGACTACCTGGACCGGGTCAAGGCCAAGTACCAGCAGGCGGGGCGACCCACGTACACCAAGACCGACCTGGCCCACCGGGTCCGCGAGGACGGGCTGGACGCGCTGCACCGCTGA
- a CDS encoding Lrp/AsnC family transcriptional regulator — MRILRSLQIDPRVAFATVATVLGISEPTVARRYRRLRRAGMIRVIGVVDPGALGQSRWMVRLRCRPGSAAAIAEALAQRDDVSWVALNAAGSEVTFAVRSRSQEQRDDLLGRRLPRTAAVLDLQASVILRQFVGGRGHYWAALAGALTPEQERALGAGGNPFTERPVVRSQPSQLSAQDEKLLTALAADGRASLVDLAAAAELTPGRVSRRLQALVAGGVVHIDVEIAPVALGYRARANLWLRAHPGRIKEVGRTMAQMPEVGFAAAVSGPYNLHAVVQCRDLDELFEFTTDRVGTLPGVEGMEISPVFRQVKQAGTRVDGDRLSDPPSEHGPR, encoded by the coding sequence GTGCGAATCCTCCGCAGTCTGCAGATCGATCCACGGGTCGCCTTCGCGACCGTGGCGACGGTCCTCGGGATCTCCGAGCCGACCGTCGCCCGCCGGTACCGCCGCCTGCGGCGCGCGGGGATGATCCGGGTGATCGGCGTCGTCGATCCGGGAGCGCTCGGGCAGAGCCGCTGGATGGTGCGCCTGCGCTGCCGGCCCGGCAGCGCCGCGGCCATCGCCGAGGCACTCGCCCAACGCGACGACGTCAGCTGGGTCGCCCTGAACGCCGCCGGCTCCGAGGTCACCTTCGCCGTGCGCTCGCGATCCCAGGAACAACGCGACGACCTGCTCGGCCGCCGGCTTCCCCGCACCGCCGCGGTGCTCGACCTGCAGGCATCGGTGATCCTCCGTCAGTTCGTCGGCGGACGCGGGCACTACTGGGCCGCACTCGCCGGAGCCCTGACCCCCGAGCAGGAGCGCGCCCTGGGCGCCGGCGGCAACCCGTTCACCGAACGGCCGGTCGTACGCAGTCAGCCGTCGCAGCTCAGCGCCCAGGACGAGAAGCTGCTCACGGCCCTCGCCGCGGACGGCCGGGCCAGCCTCGTCGACCTCGCCGCTGCGGCCGAGCTCACCCCGGGCCGGGTGTCACGACGGCTGCAGGCGCTGGTCGCCGGCGGGGTGGTCCACATCGACGTGGAGATCGCACCGGTCGCGCTGGGATACCGGGCCCGGGCGAACCTGTGGCTGCGAGCCCACCCGGGCAGGATCAAGGAGGTCGGGCGGACGATGGCGCAGATGCCCGAGGTGGGCTTCGCCGCCGCGGTGTCCGGACCGTACAACCTCCACGCCGTCGTCCAGTGCCGCGATCTGGACGAGCTGTTCGAGTTCACCACCGACCGCGTCGGCACGCTGCCCGGTGTCGAAGGCATGGAGATCAGTCCCGTCTTTCGCCAGGTCAAGCAGGCCGGAACCCGCGTCGACGGCGACCGCCTGTCCGACCCGCCGAGCGAGCACGGCCCCCGCTGA
- a CDS encoding GNAT family N-acetyltransferase, producing MPDEITLRPVTADDLDLFEQEFSGPQGAGPYQWFGFHSPAGLRRRFAETGLLGPEGGVLSVAEKEVTVGRVEWFPGSWGRPDTSACWTLAIGLIPAAHGRGTGTRAQRLLAEYLFDHTRAERIQAWTDCANLAEQRALEKAGFVREGVLRSAQWRGGQWHDQVIFSMLRAELTAGDPS from the coding sequence ATGCCCGATGAGATCACGCTGCGCCCCGTCACCGCCGACGATCTCGATCTGTTCGAGCAGGAGTTCAGCGGACCGCAGGGTGCCGGCCCCTACCAGTGGTTCGGCTTCCACTCGCCGGCCGGCCTGCGCCGCCGCTTCGCCGAGACCGGCCTGCTCGGCCCCGAGGGCGGGGTGCTCAGCGTCGCCGAGAAGGAGGTGACGGTGGGCCGGGTCGAGTGGTTCCCCGGCAGCTGGGGGCGGCCCGACACCTCCGCCTGCTGGACCCTGGCGATCGGCCTGATACCCGCCGCACACGGCCGCGGCACCGGAACCCGGGCCCAGCGGCTGCTGGCCGAGTACCTCTTCGACCACACCAGGGCCGAGCGCATCCAGGCCTGGACCGACTGCGCCAACCTCGCCGAGCAGCGTGCCCTGGAGAAGGCCGGCTTCGTGCGCGAGGGCGTACTGCGCTCCGCGCAGTGGCGCGGCGGGCAGTGGCACGACCAGGTGATCTTCTCCATGCTCCGCGCCGAGCTGACCGCCGGCGACCCGAGCTGA
- a CDS encoding sensor histidine kinase yields MQRLPYSESGLHRARSFMILATGLYRVSHLTGGFLVVAQHQRTQPAAWAILATAVTCTVMVHGGALRTGALDQRLVWLDVVVSGCLLPLAALALGGTGGARDRAAWVLLLGGSAGATAAVACSGRRLVGALLLLSFVHLSWHHLAHSTPAILGGDLNALASSAALALVFWWYLRREGRLLDAATRRALAAEAERARYAERLDHHRALHDTVLATLTVIATGGVDANATGVRERCARDAAYLRRLIQRGEEPEGPLPGLREDPGIGAALERTVRSAEDLGLTVTTQYRALPELPGEVATALAAATGEALTNVIRHAGTRRAYLTATGATGGGVRITVADQGSGFDPSRTGAGFGLRRSVHARLREAGGMAAVDSAPGEGTCVELRWPA; encoded by the coding sequence GTGCAGCGGTTGCCTTACTCCGAATCAGGGCTCCACCGGGCCCGGTCGTTCATGATCCTGGCCACCGGCCTCTACCGGGTCAGCCATCTGACCGGCGGCTTCCTCGTCGTGGCCCAGCACCAGCGGACCCAGCCCGCCGCCTGGGCCATCCTCGCCACCGCCGTGACCTGCACCGTTATGGTGCACGGCGGGGCGCTGCGCACCGGCGCCCTGGACCAGCGGCTGGTCTGGCTGGACGTCGTGGTCAGCGGCTGCCTGCTCCCGCTCGCGGCGCTCGCGCTGGGCGGCACGGGCGGCGCACGCGACCGGGCCGCCTGGGTCCTGCTGCTCGGCGGCTCCGCGGGCGCCACCGCGGCCGTCGCCTGTTCGGGGCGCCGACTGGTCGGCGCGCTGCTGTTGCTGAGCTTCGTTCACCTGAGCTGGCATCACCTGGCCCACTCCACACCGGCGATCCTCGGCGGCGACCTCAACGCGCTCGCCTCCTCCGCCGCACTCGCCCTGGTCTTCTGGTGGTACCTGCGCCGCGAGGGCCGGCTGCTCGACGCCGCCACCCGGCGGGCGCTGGCCGCCGAGGCCGAACGCGCCCGGTACGCCGAGCGCCTGGACCACCACCGCGCCCTGCACGACACCGTGCTCGCCACCCTCACCGTGATCGCCACCGGCGGGGTGGACGCCAACGCCACCGGGGTGCGGGAGCGCTGCGCCCGGGACGCCGCCTACCTGCGCCGGCTGATCCAGCGCGGAGAGGAGCCCGAGGGCCCGCTGCCCGGCCTCCGGGAGGACCCCGGGATCGGCGCCGCCCTCGAACGGACGGTCCGCTCCGCCGAGGACCTGGGACTGACCGTCACCACCCAGTACCGGGCGCTGCCCGAACTGCCCGGCGAGGTGGCCACCGCACTGGCCGCCGCGACCGGCGAGGCGCTCACCAACGTGATCCGCCACGCCGGGACCCGCCGCGCCTACCTCACCGCCACCGGAGCAACGGGCGGCGGGGTCCGGATCACCGTGGCCGACCAGGGCAGCGGCTTCGACCCGTCGCGCACCGGCGCCGGCTTCGGACTGCGCCGCTCGGTGCACGCCCGGCTGCGCGAGGCCGGCGGCATGGCCGCCGTCGACAGCGCACCGGGCGAGGGCACCTGCGTGGAGCTGCGGTGGCCCGCGTGA
- a CDS encoding oxidoreductase — protein MTTRANASGTQELAGKRALVTGGTRGIGAAVVRQLLAAGAEVLTTARSATGAVPQGASFVAADVRTRAGAQALATAAQQVLGGVDVLVHNAGGARPHKDASAIPDEEWQDALDLNYLASVRLDALLAPGMRERRSGVIVHVSTAAVATPIGQFLHYTAAKAALENYSRGLALELAPFGVRVNTVTPGRVATPGGEATREQWASLDAAPSRTNAGDTAPLGRDGQPDDIANAVLFLASDRANWLTGSKLVVDGGEFPRG, from the coding sequence ATGACCACAAGGGCGAATGCATCGGGAACGCAGGAACTCGCGGGAAAGCGGGCCCTGGTCACGGGCGGTACCCGCGGAATCGGCGCGGCCGTCGTGCGCCAGCTCCTGGCAGCGGGCGCCGAGGTGCTCACCACCGCCAGGTCGGCGACGGGAGCGGTGCCGCAGGGGGCCTCCTTCGTGGCGGCCGACGTGCGGACCCGGGCCGGGGCGCAGGCGCTCGCCACGGCTGCGCAGCAGGTGCTCGGCGGGGTGGACGTGCTGGTCCACAACGCGGGCGGGGCGCGCCCGCACAAGGACGCCTCGGCCATTCCCGACGAGGAGTGGCAGGACGCGCTGGACCTGAACTACCTGGCGTCGGTGCGGCTGGACGCGCTGCTGGCACCGGGGATGCGGGAGCGGCGGTCGGGGGTGATCGTGCACGTCTCCACGGCCGCGGTCGCCACGCCCATCGGACAGTTCCTGCACTACACGGCCGCGAAGGCGGCGCTGGAGAACTACAGCCGGGGACTGGCCCTGGAGCTGGCCCCGTTCGGGGTCCGGGTCAACACCGTGACCCCCGGCAGGGTCGCCACTCCCGGCGGCGAGGCCACCCGGGAGCAGTGGGCGAGCCTGGACGCGGCGCCGAGCCGGACCAACGCCGGTGACACCGCACCGCTGGGGCGCGACGGTCAGCCCGACGACATCGCCAACGCGGTGCTGTTCCTCGCCTCCGACCGGGCGAACTGGCTGACCGGGAGCAAGCTCGTCGTGGACGGCGGTGAATTCCCCAGGGGCTGA